The following coding sequences are from one Verrucosispora sp. WMMD573 window:
- a CDS encoding non-ribosomal peptide synthetase — translation MSDTLAERLAQLSPERRRLLLERLGRGDARATGVPRAPRDAALPLSFAQERLYFLWRLATTSAAYHAPVAVRLRGPVDVAALGVALSAVVARHEVLRTRYVDGAQGPEQIVGPAVPVPLPVVDVPAGRRTEAELRELIDAETLRPFDLAEGPVLRAMLYRRAPEEHVLLLVLHHIACDGWSLPIMWRELSVVYGGGVAAAAQLPPLPVQYADIAWWQRRRRADGEYEQGLRHWQERLTQVPVLDLPTARPRPVVPTFDGDRVPVRVPAPVADRLRELGRASGCTPFVVLLAAFQVLLSRLSGQSDIAVGTPVAGRDSDAVAGLVGFFANTVVLRGDLSGDPTFTELLTRIRAVVLDGLAHQDVPFDQVVERINPARDASATPLFQVMFTTDGDAAAANDAWNLGDVAVEPYPGAGQGAQVDLTLGLREGPDGLAGELEYSVDLFDRDSAERIVEHLKQLLAGIATTPDRRIGDYHLSTSHERRQIRDWNNTRLTYSPSISIEQHFEAYADATPDAPALVCDGQVLTFAAVEERANRIANLLRRHGVGIDDRVAICVGRGHDTVVAPLAVLKADAAFVPVDPEQPRARVAVLLNDAAPTVVLSDAATAADLPPGPWQVVRLDDPDALAGVPADRPPRTAPPSALAYVIHTSGSTGTPKGVMVTRGGTANLRAAWTTWEPGSLRRWMTIASSAFDVFVGDLVRSLTFGSCLILGPRSLARDPQALVDMLAVEGVDAFDTVPAVLTAITAHLTDTGRTLPDLRLLMVGADSFAVSDYTAALGVLPSGVRIVNAWGATETSIDSTMFAARPGVTTVSGIVPVGSPVANTAVHVLDEQLRPVPIGVVGDLYVGGHGVTRGYLNRPGLTADRFLPDPYGSDSGSRLYRTGDRGRWLADGVIEFIGRSDDQVQIRGHRVEPGEIETVLRGHDAVSEACVVAIRDGVSHHRLVAYVVAAPGRAASTGDLRAYLDERLPAQLRVAAFVPIDRLPRTLSGKVDKSRLPMVTPEDDAVNRVAPRDDTERAVAEVWRQVLGRADEIGVHDDFFEIGGHSLLATRVVFGLRQALGIELPVQAVFDAPTVASMAARLATAGPADGPPPAPAPRPAEGMPLSYAQERLYFLWQYAPESPAYNMPVAVRLHGALDEGALAGALGDVVARHEILRTRYLATEEGPVQVVDPPLPVALPVLAVGGLADDLVSRILHDEWARPFDLAGGPVVRGCLLRVDEHEHVLLVVLHHIAYDGWSHQIVWREVAECYRARRAGTVPQLDPVALHYADFAWWQRQRQAHGRYEGALGYWHRQLADLTVLRLPTDRPRPAMPSFAADRVRLELPEQTVRQLRELAAARGVTPFMVLLAAFQVLLARLSGQRDIAVGTPVTGRSRPELSDVVGFLVNSVVVRTELGDTPHGPTFVELLERVRGTVLGALRHAEVPFDQVVERLNPVRDQSLSPLFQVMFTLAGAEDEPADLVDVEVRTQDLALTSLQFDLALMMHLSGDQLTGELYYATDLFDGGTVTLLAERLVRLLSNLVSEPTTPVCQVEILAERERRDLLSTWAGRAGEPSATTLAELFEAQVAATPSAPAVEAGGRSLRYAELNERANRLARALVARGVGPERTVALALPRSIDLIVAIVAVAKTGGAYLPVDLSYPAERLAFLLDDSAPTVVLTTRAGLAVPPVAAAAGRVVLEELDLTTAAPANLSDLDRLGPSRAAHPAYVIYTSGSTGVPKGVEVTHSGLAGLLANQIARHDAGPGARVSQLVSPSFDVMVAEVSMALLAGGCLVLAPATLAGEELYAYLAQHQISHAHIPPSVLATVPQRELTHLSTIVTGGEGCPPDVAAFWSTGRRMVMAYGPTEASIDVSSRSYDPACPPDPGTVRADIGRPIAGVRVYVLDEGLRPVAPGAAGELYVTGPGLARGYRARPGLTASRFVADPYGPAGSRMYRTGDVVCWRPDGGLNFLGRADEQVKVRGFRVELGEIEAVLAAGPQVGQVAVVVREDRPGDQRLVGYVSAADGAQVDMEAVRAAAAERLPGFMVPSAIVLLEALPLTPNGKLDRAALPAPDLGTGGGRLPVGHRESVLCGLFAEVLGIDRVGVDDGFFDLGGHSLLATRLVARVRSVLGVELTVRALFENPTVAALARAVDPTLPARPSVRAVPRGERIPLSFGQQRLWFLDRMDGTDTGARNTPVALRLAGPLDVDALVAAIADLVARHEPLRTVFGEDAGAPFQTVLPPTRPPMPVRDTTEADLPDALAKATAGGFDLAAQIPLRAHLFRLDPELHVLLLVIHHIAVDGASLAPLSRDLADAYTLRREGRVPQWPPLPVQYADYAVWQREILGDDADRDSEISRQLDYWRTNLAGSPEELALPTDRTRPPVASYAGDTVALSLAADQHDALLKLARDRRSSLFMVVQAGLAALLSRMGAGTDIPIGTPSAGRGDPALEAMVGYFVNTLVLRTDLSGDPTFAELLDRVRDTDLAAYDNQDVPFERVVEAVSPTRSLARFPLFQVLLAFQNNAAAAFDFAGLRVSHEAVRHGVSEYDLTLDVFEDYGPDGSPAGLRGYLEYSTDLFDEPSVSALAERLVRLLTSAATDPHLPVSELEVMSDDERRALTEDWMGPSLPAPPVRLVDLLVEQVSRTPDEIAVVHDSQRMTFAELDGRANRLARLLIDRGVGPELVVALAVPRSADMIVALFAVLKAGGAYLPLDLEHPADRLAFMLADAAPVVVLGTADGLAALPRLATPVVQLDHDAVRAELAALSDAELTDPERLQPLRPENPAYVIYTSGSTGRPKAVVIEHRGMVNLYWSHRHTFFRPEVAAAGGGRLRIGFTAPLTFDTSWDSLLWMLDGHELHVINDFVRRDAEAFVDYIDRQRIGFVDLTPSFMQQLVAAGMFAAGRHHPTVLMVGGEAVTETLWDAMRSAPDTASYNFYGQTECSNDTASYRVADGDVPLIGKPILNSRLYVLDEALRMVAPGAAGELYVAGAGLGRGYWGRAGLTSTRFVADPFGPPGTRMYRTGDLVRWGLDGNLGFVGRADDQVKVRGFRVELGEIEAVLAADPTVGQVAVVVREDRPGDQRLVGYVCPVAGGRVDVAALRAGAGRQLPGFMVPSALVSMDSLPLTPNGKLDRSALPVPESTGGAGGRGPAGPREVVLCGLFAEVLGIDSVGVDDGFFDLGGHSLLATRLVSRVRTALGVELTIRTLFENPTVATLAPAIESGVTSDPFDVLLPMRAHGDGEPLFCVHPVGGLSWCYSGLLRQAGIARPIYGLQARGANGGALLAGSVEEMADDYLVEIRRIQPRGPYHLLGWSFGGLVAHAMATRLQADGERVAVLTLIDSYPATDVADVRVETEVEARALLFDALGLPESSADRGEATGPSDGGLRPKPDDELLDAKSVEALTGVVLNNARLMDAFTPRRFHGDMQLFVAMRTWDDRLDPAAVWRTYVEGQVDVVRVDCEHDRMTQAPALDSIGPAVADRLRDARGH, via the coding sequence ATGTCTGACACCCTCGCCGAGCGGCTCGCCCAGCTCTCCCCGGAGCGACGCCGACTGCTGCTGGAGCGGTTGGGCCGCGGCGACGCGCGTGCAACCGGAGTTCCACGGGCACCCCGCGACGCCGCCCTCCCACTGTCGTTCGCCCAGGAGCGGCTCTACTTCCTGTGGCGGCTGGCTACCACCTCGGCCGCGTACCACGCTCCGGTGGCGGTGCGCCTGCGGGGGCCGGTCGACGTGGCGGCGCTCGGCGTGGCGCTGTCGGCGGTGGTGGCCCGGCACGAGGTGCTGCGCACCCGCTACGTCGACGGCGCGCAGGGTCCCGAACAGATTGTCGGCCCGGCTGTCCCGGTGCCGTTGCCGGTGGTGGACGTACCGGCCGGCCGCCGGACGGAAGCGGAGCTGCGCGAGCTGATCGACGCCGAGACGCTGCGCCCGTTCGACCTCGCCGAGGGCCCGGTCCTGCGGGCGATGCTGTACCGGCGGGCACCGGAGGAGCATGTGCTGCTGCTGGTGCTGCACCACATCGCCTGCGACGGATGGTCCCTGCCGATCATGTGGCGGGAGCTGTCCGTGGTCTACGGCGGCGGCGTCGCCGCGGCGGCACAGCTACCACCGCTGCCCGTGCAGTACGCCGACATCGCCTGGTGGCAGCGGCGTCGCAGAGCCGACGGGGAGTACGAGCAGGGCCTGCGTCACTGGCAGGAACGGCTGACGCAGGTGCCCGTGCTGGACCTGCCGACCGCCCGACCCCGGCCGGTGGTGCCCACCTTCGACGGGGATCGGGTACCGGTACGGGTGCCGGCTCCGGTCGCGGACCGACTGCGTGAACTCGGCCGGGCCAGCGGTTGTACCCCGTTCGTCGTGCTGCTCGCCGCCTTCCAGGTGCTGCTGTCGCGGTTGTCCGGTCAGTCGGACATCGCGGTCGGCACCCCCGTGGCCGGGCGGGACTCGGACGCGGTCGCCGGGCTGGTCGGGTTCTTCGCCAACACCGTCGTGCTGCGGGGCGACCTGTCCGGCGATCCCACCTTCACCGAACTGCTCACCCGGATCCGGGCCGTCGTGCTCGATGGACTGGCCCATCAGGACGTGCCCTTCGACCAGGTTGTCGAGCGGATCAACCCGGCGCGGGACGCCAGCGCCACCCCCCTGTTTCAGGTCATGTTCACCACCGACGGGGACGCGGCCGCCGCCAACGATGCCTGGAACCTGGGCGACGTGGCCGTCGAGCCGTACCCGGGGGCGGGGCAGGGCGCACAGGTCGACCTGACCCTCGGTCTGCGCGAGGGCCCCGACGGACTGGCTGGTGAGCTCGAGTACAGCGTGGACCTGTTCGACCGGGACTCCGCCGAGCGGATCGTGGAACACCTGAAGCAGCTGCTCGCCGGCATCGCCACCACACCGGACCGCAGGATCGGTGACTACCACCTGTCGACCAGCCACGAGCGCCGCCAGATCCGGGACTGGAACAACACCAGGCTGACCTACTCGCCGTCAATCTCGATCGAGCAGCACTTCGAGGCGTACGCGGACGCGACACCGGACGCGCCCGCGCTGGTCTGCGACGGTCAGGTCCTCACCTTCGCGGCCGTCGAGGAGCGCGCGAACCGGATCGCGAACCTGCTGCGTCGCCACGGGGTCGGCATCGACGACCGGGTGGCGATCTGCGTCGGCCGTGGCCACGACACGGTCGTCGCGCCACTGGCCGTGCTCAAGGCCGACGCCGCCTTCGTACCGGTGGACCCGGAACAGCCTCGGGCCCGGGTGGCCGTACTCCTGAACGACGCCGCGCCCACGGTGGTGCTCAGCGACGCCGCCACCGCCGCTGACCTGCCACCCGGCCCGTGGCAGGTGGTCCGGCTCGACGACCCGGACGCCCTCGCCGGGGTGCCCGCCGACCGGCCGCCCCGCACCGCACCCCCGTCCGCCCTGGCCTACGTGATCCACACCTCCGGGTCGACCGGTACGCCGAAGGGCGTGATGGTGACGCGGGGCGGCACGGCGAACCTTCGGGCGGCCTGGACGACCTGGGAACCGGGGTCGCTTCGCCGGTGGATGACCATCGCCAGCTCGGCTTTTGACGTCTTCGTTGGTGACCTGGTCCGCAGCCTGACCTTCGGTAGCTGCCTGATCCTCGGCCCCCGGTCGCTCGCCCGTGACCCGCAGGCCCTGGTGGACATGCTCGCCGTGGAAGGCGTTGACGCGTTCGACACGGTGCCCGCCGTACTGACCGCGATCACCGCGCACCTGACGGACACCGGCCGTACCCTGCCCGACCTCAGGCTGCTGATGGTCGGTGCGGACAGCTTCGCGGTCAGCGACTACACGGCCGCGCTGGGGGTGCTGCCCAGCGGGGTGCGGATCGTCAACGCCTGGGGGGCCACCGAGACGTCGATCGACAGCACGATGTTCGCGGCCCGGCCCGGCGTCACCACCGTCTCCGGCATCGTCCCGGTGGGTTCTCCGGTGGCGAACACCGCCGTGCACGTGCTAGACGAGCAGTTGCGTCCGGTGCCGATCGGCGTCGTCGGTGACCTGTACGTCGGCGGTCACGGGGTGACCCGGGGTTACCTCAACCGGCCCGGACTGACCGCCGACCGGTTCCTACCCGACCCGTACGGCAGCGACAGCGGCAGCCGGCTCTACCGAACCGGGGACCGGGGCCGGTGGCTCGCCGACGGTGTCATCGAGTTCATCGGCCGAAGTGACGACCAGGTGCAGATCCGGGGCCACCGGGTCGAGCCCGGCGAGATCGAGACAGTGCTGCGCGGGCACGACGCGGTCAGCGAGGCGTGCGTGGTGGCGATTCGCGACGGAGTGTCCCACCACCGGCTTGTCGCCTACGTCGTGGCCGCGCCCGGCCGTGCCGCGTCCACCGGCGACCTGCGCGCCTACCTGGACGAACGATTGCCGGCCCAGTTGCGGGTCGCGGCCTTCGTGCCGATCGACCGGCTACCCCGCACGCTCAGCGGCAAGGTGGACAAGTCCCGGCTGCCGATGGTCACGCCCGAGGACGATGCCGTGAACCGGGTCGCCCCGCGAGATGACACCGAACGCGCCGTGGCCGAGGTGTGGCGGCAGGTGCTGGGCCGTGCCGACGAAATCGGCGTACACGACGACTTCTTCGAGATCGGTGGGCACTCGCTGCTGGCCACCCGGGTGGTCTTCGGCCTACGTCAGGCGCTCGGGATCGAGCTGCCGGTCCAGGCGGTGTTCGACGCGCCGACGGTCGCCTCGATGGCGGCCCGGCTCGCTACCGCCGGGCCCGCTGACGGCCCGCCGCCGGCACCGGCGCCGCGCCCGGCCGAGGGGATGCCGCTGTCGTACGCGCAGGAGCGGCTCTACTTCCTCTGGCAGTACGCACCGGAGTCACCTGCCTACAACATGCCGGTCGCGGTGCGCCTGCATGGGGCGCTCGATGAGGGCGCCCTCGCCGGTGCCCTGGGCGACGTGGTCGCCCGGCACGAGATCCTGCGAACCCGCTACCTCGCCACCGAAGAGGGGCCGGTGCAGGTCGTCGACCCGCCGCTGCCGGTCGCGCTGCCGGTCCTCGCGGTCGGCGGACTCGCCGACGACCTGGTGAGCCGGATCCTGCACGACGAGTGGGCCCGACCCTTCGACCTCGCCGGGGGCCCGGTGGTGCGTGGCTGCCTGCTGCGGGTCGACGAGCACGAACACGTCCTGCTCGTCGTGCTGCATCACATCGCCTACGACGGTTGGTCCCACCAGATCGTGTGGCGGGAGGTGGCCGAGTGCTACCGAGCCCGCCGCGCCGGCACCGTACCTCAGCTCGACCCGGTGGCCCTGCACTACGCCGACTTCGCCTGGTGGCAACGGCAGCGGCAGGCGCACGGTCGGTACGAGGGAGCGCTCGGCTACTGGCATCGGCAGCTAGCCGATCTCACGGTGCTACGCCTGCCGACCGACCGTCCGCGCCCCGCGATGCCCAGTTTCGCCGCCGACCGGGTACGCCTGGAGTTGCCCGAGCAGACCGTACGGCAGCTGCGAGAGCTGGCTGCGGCGCGAGGCGTCACGCCGTTCATGGTGCTACTCGCCGCCTTTCAGGTGCTCCTCGCACGGCTGAGCGGCCAGCGTGACATCGCGGTGGGCACGCCGGTCACCGGCCGCAGCCGCCCCGAACTCTCCGATGTCGTCGGATTCCTGGTCAACAGCGTCGTCGTGCGTACCGAACTCGGCGACACCCCGCACGGTCCGACCTTCGTCGAGTTGCTGGAACGGGTACGGGGCACGGTGCTCGGCGCGTTGCGCCACGCGGAGGTGCCCTTCGATCAGGTGGTGGAGCGGCTCAATCCGGTCCGGGACCAGAGCCTGTCGCCGTTGTTCCAGGTGATGTTCACCCTGGCGGGCGCCGAGGACGAGCCCGCCGATCTTGTCGATGTCGAGGTGCGGACGCAGGACCTGGCGCTCACCTCGCTCCAGTTCGACCTGGCGCTGATGATGCACCTCTCCGGTGACCAACTCACCGGGGAGCTCTACTACGCCACCGACCTGTTCGACGGTGGCACCGTCACGCTGCTGGCCGAGCGGCTGGTACGCCTGCTGAGCAACCTGGTGAGCGAGCCGACGACACCGGTCTGCCAGGTCGAGATCCTGGCCGAACGGGAACGGCGTGATCTGCTCAGCACCTGGGCGGGCAGGGCAGGCGAGCCCTCCGCCACGACACTCGCCGAACTCTTCGAGGCACAGGTCGCCGCCACCCCGTCCGCGCCCGCCGTGGAGGCGGGCGGCCGGAGCCTCCGCTACGCCGAACTCAACGAGCGGGCCAACCGGCTAGCTCGCGCCCTGGTCGCCCGTGGGGTCGGCCCGGAGCGGACGGTCGCGCTCGCGTTGCCCCGCTCGATCGACCTGATCGTCGCCATCGTAGCGGTGGCCAAGACCGGCGGCGCCTACCTGCCGGTGGACCTCTCGTACCCCGCCGAACGGCTCGCCTTTCTGCTGGACGACAGCGCACCGACGGTGGTCCTCACCACGCGGGCCGGTCTGGCCGTACCGCCGGTGGCCGCGGCGGCCGGGCGGGTCGTGCTGGAGGAGCTCGACCTGACCACGGCAGCCCCGGCGAACCTGTCCGATCTGGACCGTCTCGGCCCGTCGCGCGCCGCCCACCCGGCGTACGTCATCTACACCTCGGGCTCCACAGGTGTCCCGAAGGGCGTCGAGGTGACCCACAGCGGCCTCGCTGGGCTGCTGGCCAACCAGATCGCCCGGCACGACGCCGGACCCGGTGCGCGGGTGTCGCAGCTGGTGTCACCGAGCTTCGACGTGATGGTGGCGGAGGTGTCGATGGCGCTGCTGGCCGGTGGCTGCCTCGTGCTGGCGCCTGCCACCCTCGCAGGCGAGGAACTGTACGCCTATCTCGCCCAGCACCAGATCAGTCATGCGCACATCCCGCCCTCGGTGCTGGCCACCGTTCCGCAGCGGGAGCTGACGCACCTGAGCACGATCGTGACCGGTGGCGAGGGGTGCCCGCCCGACGTGGCCGCCTTCTGGTCGACCGGCCGTCGGATGGTGATGGCCTACGGCCCGACCGAGGCGAGCATCGATGTCAGCTCGCGAAGCTACGACCCGGCCTGCCCCCCGGACCCGGGCACCGTACGCGCCGACATCGGCCGTCCGATCGCGGGCGTGCGAGTGTACGTGCTGGACGAGGGGCTGCGCCCGGTCGCGCCGGGGGCGGCCGGTGAGTTGTATGTGACCGGTCCCGGGCTGGCCCGGGGTTACCGGGCCCGACCCGGCCTGACGGCCTCCCGGTTCGTGGCCGACCCGTACGGGCCGGCCGGCTCGCGCATGTACCGCACCGGCGACGTGGTGTGCTGGCGGCCCGATGGCGGGTTGAACTTCCTGGGCCGGGCCGACGAGCAGGTCAAGGTGCGCGGGTTCCGGGTGGAACTCGGCGAGATCGAGGCGGTGCTGGCTGCCGGCCCACAGGTGGGGCAGGTGGCGGTGGTGGTCCGCGAGGACCGCCCCGGCGACCAGCGGTTGGTGGGCTACGTGAGCGCGGCGGACGGTGCCCAGGTCGATATGGAGGCGGTGCGGGCAGCGGCGGCCGAGCGGCTGCCCGGTTTCATGGTGCCGTCGGCCATCGTGCTGCTGGAGGCGTTGCCCCTGACGCCGAACGGCAAGCTGGACCGAGCGGCGCTGCCGGCACCGGACCTGGGCACGGGCGGCGGCCGGCTGCCAGTCGGTCACCGGGAGTCGGTGCTGTGCGGGCTGTTCGCCGAGGTGCTGGGCATCGACCGGGTCGGTGTCGACGACGGCTTCTTCGACCTGGGCGGGCACTCGCTGCTCGCGACGCGACTGGTCGCCCGGGTGCGGTCGGTGCTGGGGGTGGAGCTGACCGTCCGCGCGCTGTTCGAGAATCCGACTGTCGCCGCCCTCGCCAGGGCCGTCGACCCCACCCTGCCCGCCCGCCCGTCGGTCCGCGCGGTGCCGCGCGGTGAGCGTATTCCCCTTTCCTTCGGCCAGCAGCGCCTGTGGTTCCTGGACCGAATGGACGGAACCGACACCGGTGCCCGGAACACGCCGGTCGCGCTGCGCCTGGCCGGCCCGCTCGATGTGGACGCGTTGGTCGCCGCCATAGCCGACCTTGTCGCGCGGCACGAGCCGCTGCGGACGGTGTTCGGCGAGGACGCCGGAGCGCCGTTCCAGACGGTGCTGCCCCCGACCCGGCCGCCGATGCCGGTGCGGGACACCACCGAGGCGGACCTCCCCGACGCGCTGGCCAAGGCGACCGCGGGCGGCTTCGACCTTGCCGCGCAGATTCCGCTACGCGCACATCTGTTCCGCCTTGATCCGGAACTCCACGTCCTCCTGCTGGTCATCCACCACATCGCCGTCGACGGGGCGTCGCTCGCGCCACTGAGCCGAGACCTGGCCGACGCCTACACGCTGCGTCGCGAGGGCCGGGTGCCGCAGTGGCCGCCGCTGCCGGTGCAGTACGCCGACTACGCCGTCTGGCAGCGGGAGATCCTGGGTGACGACGCTGACCGCGACAGCGAAATCAGCCGGCAGCTCGACTACTGGCGGACGAATCTGGCCGGGTCGCCGGAGGAACTGGCCCTGCCCACCGATCGGACCCGCCCTCCAGTCGCCAGCTACGCGGGCGACACCGTCGCCCTGAGCCTGGCCGCCGACCAGCACGACGCGCTGTTGAAACTGGCTCGCGACCGGCGGTCGAGCCTGTTCATGGTGGTGCAGGCCGGACTCGCGGCGCTGCTGTCGAGGATGGGCGCGGGCACCGACATCCCGATCGGCACCCCGTCGGCGGGCCGGGGCGATCCGGCGTTGGAGGCGATGGTCGGCTACTTCGTCAACACCCTGGTGCTGCGTACCGACCTCAGTGGCGATCCCACCTTCGCCGAACTGCTCGACCGGGTTCGGGACACCGACCTGGCCGCATACGACAACCAGGACGTCCCTTTCGAACGTGTGGTGGAGGCGGTCAGTCCGACCCGTTCGCTGGCCCGGTTCCCGCTGTTCCAGGTGCTGCTGGCGTTCCAGAACAACGCCGCCGCCGCGTTCGACTTCGCGGGCCTGCGGGTCAGCCACGAGGCGGTCCGGCACGGAGTGTCGGAGTACGACCTGACTCTGGACGTGTTCGAGGACTACGGCCCGGATGGCTCCCCAGCGGGTCTGCGCGGCTACCTGGAGTACTCGACCGATCTCTTCGACGAGCCGTCCGTGAGTGCGCTGGCCGAACGCCTGGTGCGGCTGCTGACCTCTGCCGCCACCGATCCGCACCTGCCGGTGAGCGAGCTGGAGGTGATGTCGGACGACGAACGCCGCGCACTCACCGAGGACTGGATGGGCCCGAGCCTGCCCGCGCCGCCGGTCCGGCTGGTCGACCTGCTCGTCGAGCAGGTGTCCCGTACCCCTGACGAGATCGCCGTGGTCCATGACAGCCAGCGGATGACCTTCGCCGAGTTGGACGGGCGGGCCAACCGACTGGCGCGGCTGCTCATCGACCGGGGGGTCGGCCCGGAGCTGGTGGTCGCCCTGGCCGTGCCACGCTCGGCCGACATGATCGTGGCCCTGTTCGCGGTGCTCAAGGCCGGCGGCGCCTACCTGCCGTTGGACCTGGAGCATCCGGCGGACCGGCTGGCCTTCATGCTGGCCGATGCGGCACCGGTGGTCGTTCTCGGCACCGCCGACGGCCTGGCCGCGCTGCCGCGGCTGGCCACTCCCGTGGTCCAACTCGACCACGACGCGGTACGCGCCGAACTGGCCGCGCTCTCCGACGCGGAGCTGACCGACCCGGAGCGGCTCCAGCCGCTGCGACCGGAGAACCCCGCATATGTCATCTACACCTCCGGGTCGACGGGCCGGCCGAAGGCGGTGGTGATCGAGCACCGGGGCATGGTCAACCTCTACTGGAGCCATCGACACACATTCTTCCGGCCAGAGGTGGCAGCCGCCGGCGGTGGCCGGCTGCGGATCGGCTTCACCGCGCCACTGACCTTCGACACGTCGTGGGACTCCCTGCTGTGGATGCTCGACGGTCACGAGCTGCACGTGATCAACGACTTCGTCCGCCGGGACGCGGAGGCTTTCGTCGACTACATCGACCGGCAGCGGATCGGCTTCGTCGACCTCACGCCGTCGTTCATGCAGCAACTCGTAGCGGCCGGCATGTTCGCCGCCGGCCGGCACCACCCGACGGTGCTGATGGTCGGTGGTGAGGCTGTCACCGAAACGCTGTGGGACGCGATGCGCTCCGCGCCGGACACGGCCAGCTACAACTTCTACGGCCAGACGGAATGCTCGAACGACACCGCCTCGTACCGGGTCGCCGACGGGGACGTACCGCTGATCGGCAAGCCCATCCTCAACTCCCGCCTGTACGTGCTGGACGAGGCTCTTCGGATGGTGGCGCCGGGTGCGGCAGGGGAACTGTACGTGGCGGGTGCCGGACTCGGCCGCGGGTACTGGGGGCGTGCGGGGCTGACCTCGACCCGGTTCGTCGCCGACCCGTTCGGCCCACCCGGCACCCGCATGTACCGCACCGGGGACCTGGTGCGCTGGGGGTTGGACGGCAACCTCGGCTTCGTCGGCCGGGCCGACGACCAGGTGAAGGTACGCGGCTTCCGGGTGGAACTGGGCGAGATCGAGGCGGTGCTGGCCGCGGACCCCACGGTCGGCCAGGTCGCGGTCGTGGTGCGCGAGGACCGTCCCGGTGACCAGCGGCTGGTCGGCTACGTCTGCCCGGTCGCCGGCGGACGGGTCGACGTGGCCGCGCTGCGGGCCGGGGCCGGCCGGCAGCTTCCAGGCTTCATGGTGCCGTCGGCGCTGGTGTCGATGGACTCGCTGCCGCTGACCCCCAACGGCAAGCTGGACCGGTCGGCGCTGCCCGTGCCGGAGTCGACCGGCGGTGCCGGTGGCCGGGGACCGGCCGGCCCCCGTGAGGTGGTGCTGTGCGGTCTGTTCGCCGAGGTGCTGGGCATCGATTCGGTCGGCGTCGATGACGGTTTCTTCGACCTGGGCGGCCACTCCCTACTGGCGACCCGCCTGGTGTCGCGGGTGCGTACGGCCCTGGGGGTGGAGCTGACCATCCGGACGCTGTTTGAGAATCCCACTGTCGCCACTCTGGCCCCGGCCATCGAGTCCGGGGTGACATCGGATCCGTTCGACGTGCTCCTGCCGATGCGTGCGCACGGGGACGGCGAGCCGCTGTTCTGCGTACATCCGGTCGGTGGGCTGAGCTGGTGCTACTCGGGACTGCTCCGGCAGGCGGGCATCGCTCGCCCGATCTACGGGCTGCAGGCGCGTGGCGCGAACGGCGGCGCGTTGCTGGCCGGCAGCGTCGAGGAGATGGCCGACGACTACCTCGTCGAGATTCGACGGATCCAGCCGCGCGGCCCCTACCACCTGCTCGGCTGGTCCTTCGGCGGCCTGGTTGCACATGCCATGGCCACCCGGCTGCAGGCCGACGGCGAGCGCGTCGCGGTGCTCACGCTGATCGACAGCTACCCGGCGACCGACGTGGCGGACGTGCGGGTCGAGACCGAGGTGGAAGCCCGTGCGCTGCTCTTCGACGCCCTCGGTCTGCCGGAGTCGTCCGCCGACCGGGGTGAGGCGACCGGTCCCTCCGACGGCGGACTCCGGCCGAAACCGGACGACGAACTGCTCGACGCCAAGTCCGTTGAGGCGCTGACCGGGGTGGTGCTGAACAACGCCCGCCTGATGGACGCGTTCACGCCTCGGCGCTTTCACGGCGACATGCAGTTGTTCGTGGCCATGCGGACCTGGGACGACCGGCTCGACCCCGCCGCGGTGTGGCGGACGTACGTCGAGGGTCAGGTCGACGTGGTGCGGGTCGACTGCGAACACGACCGGATGACGCAGGCCCCGGCGCTGGACAGCATCGGCCCGGCGGTGGCCGACCGGCTGCGAGACGCCCGCGGCCATTGA
- a CDS encoding MbtH family protein has product MTQSDDIRFKVVINHEEQYSVWWSDRPNPPGWQDEGTDGTRKECLDHIDRVWKDMRPRSVRTAQSATQGA; this is encoded by the coding sequence ATGACGCAGTCGGATGACATCCGTTTCAAGGTCGTGATCAACCACGAGGAGCAGTACTCGGTGTGGTGGTCGGACCGGCCCAACCCGCCGGGCTGGCAGGACGAGGGCACCGACGGCACCCGCAAGGAGTGCCTCGACCACATCGACCGGGTGTGGAAGGACATGCGGCCACGCAGCGTGCGGACCGCTCAGTCAGCGACCCAGGGAGCGTAG